The region GCGGATTGGCCAGCACCTCGCCCGCCGAGCCATGCTCGACGATCCGGCCGCAATACATCACCGCCACCCGGTCGGCAAGCTGGGCCACCACCCCCAGGTCATGGCTGATAAACAGCATGGCCAGTCCCAGTTCGGCGCGCAGGCGGCCCAGGAGCTCCAGGATTTGCGCCTGGATGGTTACATCGAGCGCGGTGGTCGGCTCGTCCGCAATCAAAAGCCGCGGACGCGGGGCAAGCGCCATGGCAATCATCACCCGCTGGCGAAGTCCGCCGGAGAGTTCGTGAGGATATTTCCGGCGGCACTCCTCGGGCTGCGGCACCGCTGCCATGCGCAGTGCCTCCAGGACCCTCGTCTCCAGCTCCTTTCGGCTCAGCTTCTCATGGGCGCGAACGCCTTCGGCAATTTGATCGCGCACCTTCATCACCGGATTGAGCGAAGTCATCGGCTCCTGGAAAATCATGGCCATCCGGGCTCCACGAACGCCCCGCATTTCCTTTTCGTTGAGCCGAAGCAGGTCGCGCGGTGGCCCGCCGTTGGCCGAGTCAAAATGAATTGCCCCCGCGACAATTTCGGCCGGCGGAGCCAGTAACCGCATCAGCGCATAGGCCAGCATGGATTTGCCGCAGCCCGATTCGCCGACCAGGCCCAAAGTCTCGCCCGGCTCGATGGCAAGCGAGACCTCGTTGACCGGCCTGATCCGCCCGGCAGCCGTCGGCAGCTCAACCGTGAGTTGGCGCACATCCAGAAGCGGCATGGCTACTATCGCTCGGGCGATATTACCACGCCAGCCCGCCGCGGGCAGACCCCTGGCGGCACCCTCCCCTTTATGCGTAAGCGTTCCTGGGACTTGACCGGGCGTGTCGGGCATGCTGTCATGGTGCGATTCTGACCCCCGATGCGTCGGGGCAAGGACATCAGGCTGTGAAGAATTCCATTCCCTCTCCGCCGTTAGGCTGGCGCGCCTTGTTGGGCGTCGGCCGCTTCCGTTTTTTATGGCTGGGAATGTTCGTCTCGCTCTTCGGGACGGGCATGAACCATGCCGGGGTGACCTGGTACATTTTGGAACAAACACAATCGACCCTGGCTGTCAGCCTGATGGTGGCGCTGGTGACCCTGCCCGGGCTGGTGGTGCCTTTGATTGGCGGGGTGTTGATTGACCGGGTGGACCGGCGCTACCTGGCCATCACGCTGGATGTGGCGCGCGGTTTCATTGTGCTCGGCGTGGCCGCGCTGGCGCGCACGCCCCATTTTAACCTCGCCACCCTGTATGCCATGGTTCTCCTCGTCGGCATGGGCTTTGCCATTTACTGGGCGACCTCGGCCGCGCTGGTGCAGGAGATTATTCCGCGAGATCATTTGGTGCAGGCAAACGCGGCCGTGCTGATCGCCGTCCAGGGGGGAATGATGTCGGCGGGTGCGGTGGTGGGCTTCCTCTATGTGCGGGCCGGC is a window of Candidatus Acidiferrales bacterium DNA encoding:
- a CDS encoding ABC transporter ATP-binding protein, which codes for MPLLDVRQLTVELPTAAGRIRPVNEVSLAIEPGETLGLVGESGCGKSMLAYALMRLLAPPAEIVAGAIHFDSANGGPPRDLLRLNEKEMRGVRGARMAMIFQEPMTSLNPVMKVRDQIAEGVRAHEKLSRKELETRVLEALRMAAVPQPEECRRKYPHELSGGLRQRVMIAMALAPRPRLLIADEPTTALDVTIQAQILELLGRLRAELGLAMLFISHDLGVVAQLADRVAVMYCGRIVEHGSAGEVLANPRHPYTQGLRRAAPSLGKEKPEPIPGTVPALSELPGGCAYRPRCPIAIDDCGKAVPELREIAAGPVPRLRDGAGHQARCIRA